One stretch of Sinomonas terrae DNA includes these proteins:
- the ehuC gene encoding ectoine/hydroxyectoine ABC transporter permease subunit EhuC, which yields MSAVVEYWPLLWQGMWTTVLVTALSGVVCILVAFVAGLGRLSTHWFLRVPAAVFVEVFRGTSLLVQMFWFFFALPFFGIQLFPMTAAVLALGFNEGAYAAEVVRGAIASRPKGQTEACTALGMGPALRLRRVIIPQAIPAMLPPFGNVMVDLLKNTSLVSLVTVADLTFRAQMIRNTTGQTTAIFLTILVMYFVLSSVLTLLTGVLERRFALDRKAKAAWRAERRFMKAGTA from the coding sequence ATGTCCGCTGTTGTTGAGTATTGGCCCCTGCTCTGGCAGGGCATGTGGACGACGGTCCTCGTCACGGCCCTGAGTGGGGTCGTGTGTATCCTGGTCGCCTTCGTGGCCGGACTCGGACGCCTCTCGACCCACTGGTTCCTCCGGGTGCCCGCCGCGGTCTTCGTCGAGGTATTCCGCGGGACGTCGCTGCTCGTGCAGATGTTCTGGTTCTTCTTTGCGCTCCCGTTCTTCGGGATCCAGCTCTTCCCGATGACGGCGGCCGTCCTGGCCCTCGGATTCAACGAGGGCGCCTATGCAGCCGAGGTGGTGCGCGGCGCGATAGCGAGCCGCCCCAAGGGGCAGACGGAGGCGTGCACGGCGCTGGGCATGGGCCCAGCGCTCCGCCTCCGCCGGGTGATCATCCCGCAGGCGATCCCTGCGATGCTCCCGCCCTTCGGCAACGTCATGGTCGACCTGCTGAAGAACACTTCGCTCGTCTCGCTCGTCACGGTTGCGGACCTCACGTTCCGCGCCCAGATGATCCGGAATACGACGGGACAGACGACGGCGATCTTCCTCACCATTCTGGTGATGTACTTCGTGCTCTCGTCGGTCCTGACCCTGTTGACCGGCGTCCTCGAGCGGCGCTTCGCCCTTGACCGCAAGGCCAAGGCGGCTTGGCGCGCAGAGCGCAGGTTCATGAAGGCAGGTACAGCATGA
- a CDS encoding zinc-binding dehydrogenase produces the protein MTSLAEGIETSGALPATMRAVVCNGPENYTLEQVPVPRPGRDELLIRVEAVGVCASDVKCYHGAAKFWGDENRPAWAQTGVIPGHEFVGIVVAGGEEELSRRRLSLGARIVCEQIVPCEECRYCRRGQYWMCAPHDMFGFRGFNGAVAEYLLVPARARVHVAPSSLPAHHAAFAEPLSCALHAVERADIKFEDVVVVAGCGPIGLGMIAGARSKNAATVVALDMADEKLALAKKCGADVTINVSNEDAIQIVKDLTEGYGADVYLEATGHPSAVPQGLNILRKLGTYVEYSVFRSEATVDWSIIGDDKELNVLGAHLGPHCWPAALKLLESGALPMDEICSHQFFLEGFLDAINLVGNPAGGSVKVSILP, from the coding sequence ATGACAAGTCTCGCTGAAGGCATCGAAACCAGCGGAGCCCTGCCGGCGACGATGCGCGCCGTCGTCTGCAATGGACCTGAGAACTACACGCTTGAACAGGTTCCCGTTCCGCGCCCTGGCCGTGACGAGCTCCTTATCCGGGTCGAGGCCGTCGGCGTGTGCGCGAGCGACGTCAAGTGCTACCACGGGGCCGCGAAGTTCTGGGGGGACGAGAACCGGCCCGCGTGGGCCCAGACGGGTGTCATTCCGGGGCACGAATTTGTCGGCATCGTCGTGGCGGGAGGCGAGGAAGAGCTCTCACGACGCCGCCTTTCCCTCGGCGCACGCATCGTGTGCGAGCAGATCGTCCCTTGCGAGGAATGCAGGTACTGCCGACGTGGGCAGTATTGGATGTGCGCCCCGCACGACATGTTCGGCTTCCGCGGATTCAACGGTGCGGTGGCGGAATACCTGCTCGTCCCGGCTCGGGCCCGCGTCCACGTCGCACCATCGAGCCTTCCTGCACACCACGCGGCCTTCGCCGAGCCTCTCTCCTGCGCCCTTCATGCGGTGGAGCGTGCCGACATCAAGTTCGAGGACGTCGTCGTCGTCGCCGGATGCGGCCCCATCGGTCTGGGGATGATCGCCGGAGCCCGCTCCAAGAATGCGGCTACGGTCGTGGCCTTGGATATGGCCGACGAGAAGCTCGCCCTCGCGAAGAAGTGCGGCGCCGATGTGACGATCAACGTCTCGAACGAGGACGCGATCCAGATCGTCAAGGACCTGACCGAGGGCTACGGAGCCGACGTCTACCTCGAGGCCACCGGTCATCCGTCTGCCGTGCCACAGGGCCTGAACATCCTCCGCAAGCTCGGCACCTATGTCGAGTATTCCGTCTTCCGGTCCGAAGCCACCGTTGACTGGTCCATCATCGGGGACGACAAGGAGCTCAACGTCCTCGGTGCCCACCTCGGCCCCCATTGCTGGCCGGCAGCCCTCAAGCTCCTCGAATCAGGCGCCCTGCCGATGGACGAGATCTGCAGCCATCAGTTCTTCCTGGAGGGGTTCCTCGACGCGATCAACCTCGTCGGGAACCCTGCCGGCGGCTCCGTCAAGGTCTCGATCCTCCCCTGA
- a CDS encoding aminotransferase-like domain-containing protein, whose translation MSTENLALLSREGLPLAERAGSLVGSVIDSSTSLLASMKHDIVRFAMGSPANEAVPLEEFREIASTVMGHDTFTYGATEGEPRLLSALVEYLSTTSDPTDEDRVTITAGGMQGLDLACKIFLNPGDLVIVESPTYTNGSATALSYGAQLLEAPLDENGLVVEALPELVAATGRTPKAIYTIPNFQNPSGTTLSLERRELLLELAHQWNAVIIDDDPYGLLRFEGEDLPSLQALSPGDPLLFSVRTFSKILAPGLRVGWVDTHPALRQLVINAKQAMDTCTNVPAQHIVAEFIRRGRLDSHLADLRAEYRRRRDAMQSSIRRHLGDRVTTTNPEGGFFLWLTLQGADAGISTRRLFETGLAEGVAFIPGPALSAEGRFDDALRLCFATSTPERTDEGIQRLRRAMDIELAGLEGATCA comes from the coding sequence ATGTCCACCGAGAACCTCGCACTCCTCTCCCGCGAAGGCCTCCCGCTCGCCGAGCGCGCCGGAAGCCTCGTGGGCTCCGTCATCGACTCGAGCACCTCCCTCCTCGCCTCGATGAAGCACGACATTGTCCGCTTCGCGATGGGCTCCCCCGCCAACGAGGCGGTCCCGCTCGAGGAGTTCCGTGAGATCGCGAGCACGGTGATGGGCCACGACACCTTCACGTACGGCGCGACAGAGGGGGAGCCCAGACTCCTCAGCGCGCTTGTCGAGTACCTCTCGACGACGAGCGACCCCACCGACGAAGACCGCGTGACGATCACCGCGGGCGGCATGCAGGGACTCGACCTCGCCTGCAAGATCTTCCTCAACCCGGGCGACCTGGTCATCGTCGAGAGCCCGACGTACACCAACGGAAGCGCCACGGCGCTGAGCTACGGAGCCCAGCTCCTCGAGGCACCACTCGACGAGAACGGCCTCGTCGTCGAAGCCCTCCCGGAACTGGTTGCTGCCACCGGACGGACGCCCAAGGCCATCTACACGATCCCCAACTTCCAGAACCCGTCCGGCACCACCCTCTCCCTCGAGCGCCGCGAACTGCTGCTTGAGCTCGCACACCAGTGGAACGCCGTCATCATCGACGATGACCCCTATGGCCTCCTCCGGTTCGAAGGCGAGGACCTCCCGAGCCTCCAGGCGCTCAGCCCCGGCGACCCCCTGCTCTTCTCAGTGCGCACCTTCTCCAAGATCCTCGCGCCGGGCCTCCGGGTGGGATGGGTCGACACCCACCCCGCGCTGCGGCAGCTCGTGATCAACGCGAAGCAGGCGATGGACACGTGCACCAACGTCCCGGCGCAGCACATCGTCGCCGAGTTCATCCGCCGGGGACGGCTCGACAGCCACCTCGCCGATCTCCGCGCCGAATACCGACGGCGGCGGGACGCCATGCAGTCCAGCATCCGCCGCCACTTGGGCGACCGGGTCACGACGACGAACCCGGAGGGCGGCTTCTTCCTGTGGCTCACGCTCCAAGGGGCCGACGCCGGGATTTCGACCCGACGCCTCTTCGAGACCGGGCTCGCCGAAGGTGTCGCGTTCATCCCGGGACCCGCGCTCTCGGCAGAGGGAAGGTTCGACGACGCCCTGCGGCTCTGCTTCGCCACGAGCACGCCCGAACGCACGGACGAGGGAATTCAACGGCTTCGCCGGGCCATGGACATCGAGCTGGCCGGGCTGGAGGGCGCCACGTGCGCGTGA
- a CDS encoding M24 family metallopeptidase — translation MLFADEEYRSRLSKVRERMARQGLSALLVTDPANLYYLTGYNAWSFYTPQLVFVPAEGPMMLFARAMDAGGAFRTAWLPQECIVGYPEQYVHRPTVHPFDWVAFSLRERGLVAGASGGCVGLEMDSHFFSPKAYRALVHALPEWTFVDSFELVNWVRSVKSPAEVDLMRKAASVCGAAMRAAVETIDVGVRQCDAAAAISHAQISGSDGVGGDYPAIVPMLPTGEAADTPHLTWSEDRFEAGQAVVVELAGAHQRYHAPLARTISLGKAPERLSSLAGAVAEGLDAVIASVRPGAPVRDLALAWNKTLAQYGLEKPSRIGYSIGVGYPPDWGERTISIRTEDETVLAENMTFHLIGGMWMDHYGYELSESIRVAPTGAEVLTSFPRELIQKGQ, via the coding sequence GTGCTGTTTGCTGACGAGGAGTATCGGTCCCGGCTCTCAAAAGTGCGTGAGCGCATGGCGCGCCAAGGACTGTCGGCCCTGTTGGTAACCGACCCCGCCAACCTCTACTACCTGACCGGCTACAACGCGTGGTCCTTCTACACGCCCCAGCTCGTCTTCGTTCCAGCCGAGGGTCCGATGATGCTCTTCGCGCGCGCAATGGATGCGGGCGGAGCCTTCCGAACGGCGTGGCTGCCACAGGAGTGCATCGTCGGGTACCCGGAACAGTACGTCCACCGCCCCACGGTTCACCCGTTTGACTGGGTCGCGTTTTCCCTTCGGGAGCGGGGCCTCGTCGCGGGGGCCTCGGGAGGCTGCGTGGGGCTCGAGATGGACTCGCACTTCTTCTCCCCCAAGGCCTACCGAGCCCTCGTCCACGCGCTCCCGGAATGGACCTTCGTGGACAGCTTCGAACTCGTCAACTGGGTCCGTTCCGTGAAGTCCCCCGCCGAGGTGGATCTCATGCGGAAGGCGGCGAGCGTCTGCGGCGCTGCCATGCGGGCAGCGGTCGAGACGATCGACGTCGGCGTGCGCCAGTGCGACGCAGCGGCCGCCATCAGCCACGCGCAGATTTCCGGAAGTGACGGCGTGGGCGGCGACTACCCCGCGATTGTCCCCATGCTGCCCACGGGAGAGGCAGCCGACACCCCGCACCTGACGTGGAGCGAGGATCGCTTCGAAGCGGGGCAGGCCGTCGTCGTCGAACTCGCCGGCGCACACCAGCGGTACCACGCCCCGCTCGCACGGACCATCTCGCTCGGCAAGGCCCCTGAGCGGCTGTCCTCGCTCGCCGGCGCTGTGGCCGAGGGCCTCGACGCCGTCATCGCCTCCGTCCGCCCAGGTGCGCCGGTCCGCGACCTCGCGCTGGCTTGGAACAAGACCCTCGCGCAGTACGGCCTCGAGAAGCCCTCCCGCATCGGATACTCGATCGGCGTCGGCTATCCGCCGGACTGGGGCGAGCGCACGATCTCGATCCGCACCGAGGACGAGACCGTCCTCGCCGAGAACATGACCTTCCACCTCATCGGCGGGATGTGGATGGACCACTACGGCTACGAGCTCTCGGAGTCCATCCGGGTCGCACCCACGGGCGCGGAAGTCCTCACGAGCTTCCCGCGCGAACTCATCCAGAAAGGACAGTGA
- a CDS encoding M20 family metallopeptidase — protein sequence MRVNASLEDEVLELITEADLVSLTTALIAAGGENPGGTEDATVKVLEAFCLGAGLVTATEPVAPERPNFTAVLPGGSDRGLLFLGHSDVVPAGDGWERPPFEPYERDGRLYGRGSTDMKGGLAAVAVALKALKEAGVELPGDVTLACTVDEEDLGIGIREYTRAHAGAAHFSGCIVAEPTDLATVIGCRGDSYIELAIQGKSAHSGRPADGRNAIDAAARIIDLVRDDHRELQSQQDALLGSGSWNVGLIRGGSGTSMVAGECTVSLDRRLMPDDDAGTILASLQQRILDAGISRDGISVSTWVSMEMPGFRTDEDHPLVTDAVAALADCGFESRIGGWTAACDGGFIARDFGVPTIVMGPGGLNDQAHQVNESVSIAELLTAARAYALLCLRHGRVR from the coding sequence GTGCGCGTGAACGCTTCGCTCGAGGACGAGGTCCTCGAGCTGATCACCGAAGCCGACCTCGTCTCGCTCACCACCGCCCTCATCGCGGCCGGCGGCGAGAACCCGGGCGGAACTGAGGATGCGACCGTGAAGGTGCTCGAGGCGTTCTGCCTCGGCGCCGGCCTGGTCACGGCGACTGAACCGGTCGCGCCGGAACGCCCCAACTTCACGGCCGTGCTGCCCGGGGGGTCGGATCGCGGCCTCCTGTTTCTCGGGCACTCCGACGTCGTCCCGGCAGGCGACGGCTGGGAGCGGCCCCCGTTCGAGCCGTACGAGCGTGACGGGCGGCTGTACGGCCGCGGTTCCACTGACATGAAGGGCGGCCTCGCCGCCGTCGCCGTCGCGCTCAAGGCCCTCAAGGAGGCGGGCGTCGAGCTGCCCGGCGACGTCACACTTGCCTGCACGGTCGACGAAGAGGATCTCGGCATCGGGATCCGTGAGTACACGCGTGCCCACGCCGGTGCCGCCCACTTCTCGGGCTGTATCGTCGCAGAGCCGACCGATCTCGCCACCGTGATCGGGTGTCGAGGCGACAGCTACATTGAACTCGCGATCCAGGGCAAGTCCGCCCACTCCGGGCGGCCCGCAGATGGCCGCAATGCGATCGACGCAGCCGCGCGGATCATCGACCTCGTCCGGGACGATCACCGCGAGCTCCAGTCGCAACAGGATGCCCTCCTTGGCAGCGGCAGCTGGAACGTCGGCCTCATTCGTGGCGGGAGCGGGACGTCCATGGTGGCGGGCGAGTGCACCGTCTCGCTCGACCGCCGGCTCATGCCCGACGACGACGCCGGCACCATCCTGGCGTCTCTCCAGCAGCGCATCCTCGATGCGGGTATCTCCCGGGACGGCATCTCGGTGAGCACTTGGGTCTCTATGGAAATGCCCGGGTTCCGCACGGACGAGGACCACCCGCTGGTCACAGATGCCGTCGCGGCCCTCGCAGACTGCGGCTTCGAGAGCAGGATCGGCGGCTGGACGGCGGCGTGCGACGGCGGGTTCATCGCCCGCGATTTCGGCGTCCCGACGATCGTGATGGGTCCCGGGGGCCTCAACGATCAGGCCCATCAGGTCAACGAATCGGTCAGCATCGCCGAGCTCCTGACGGCGGCACGGGCCTACGCGCTCTTGTGCCTCCGGCACGGCCGCGTCCGGTAG
- the ehuA gene encoding ectoine/hydroxyectoine ABC transporter ATP-binding protein EhuA, which produces MRPSTEPVPLQGGALSESELTKPDPIIAFENVSKSWGSNHVLKSLNFDVQPGEKVSIIGPSGSGKTTILRILMTLESPSEGLVSVDGDVLWKVAAGEKPKETRQLRQTRRKIGMVFQQFNLFPHMTALENVVEAPIHVLGMDKGEARERAVDLLNLVGLSKHMNHTPPQLSGGQQQRVAIARALAMRPKVMLFDEPTSALDPELIGEVLNVIRNLAQSTDMTMLMVTHEMRFAEEISDRVVMFDHGRAVESGPPEQIFKNPLEERTKTFLRAVLQH; this is translated from the coding sequence ATGCGCCCCAGCACTGAGCCGGTTCCCCTGCAGGGCGGCGCCCTTTCCGAGTCGGAGCTCACGAAGCCAGACCCGATCATCGCCTTCGAGAACGTGAGCAAGAGCTGGGGCTCGAACCACGTGCTGAAGTCGCTCAACTTCGACGTCCAGCCGGGCGAGAAGGTGTCGATCATCGGGCCGTCTGGTTCGGGGAAGACGACGATCCTCCGCATCCTGATGACGTTGGAGAGCCCGAGCGAGGGCCTCGTCAGCGTAGACGGTGATGTGCTGTGGAAGGTGGCGGCGGGCGAGAAGCCGAAGGAGACGCGTCAGCTGAGGCAGACACGTCGGAAGATCGGCATGGTGTTCCAGCAGTTCAATCTCTTCCCACACATGACGGCGCTCGAGAACGTCGTCGAGGCGCCCATCCATGTCCTCGGCATGGACAAGGGGGAGGCGCGGGAGCGGGCGGTGGACCTGCTCAATCTCGTGGGTCTGAGCAAGCACATGAACCACACGCCGCCGCAGCTTTCGGGCGGCCAGCAGCAGCGAGTGGCCATCGCCCGGGCGCTCGCCATGCGGCCGAAGGTGATGCTCTTCGACGAACCCACCTCAGCCCTCGACCCCGAGCTGATCGGCGAGGTCCTCAACGTGATCCGCAACCTGGCGCAGAGCACGGACATGACGATGCTCATGGTCACGCACGAGATGCGGTTCGCCGAGGAGATCTCCGACCGGGTCGTCATGTTCGATCACGGTCGAGCGGTCGAGAGCGGTCCGCCGGAGCAGATCTTCAAGAATCCCCTCGAGGAGAGGACCAAGACGTTCCTCCGGGCGGTGCTCCAGCACTGA
- the ehuD gene encoding ectoine/hydroxyectoine ABC transporter permease subunit EhuD, translated as MIWDNSFAVSIIPQLLQGLVVTVEVTLLGTLIAALLGLAFAILRRLAIPVVSQVVTFVVVFIRGTPLLVQAYCAFFVLPDYGISADAFTTGAIVIGINYSAYMAEVYRSGIQGVHVGQWEACTALGLPATRVWGRVILPQALRTVVPMLGNYLIQMFKDSAVLSAITVVELLGTAQAIGSSNFRYLEPLTIAAILFLIISYPSSRLVNRLERRYAPQH; from the coding sequence ATGATTTGGGACAACTCGTTCGCCGTCTCGATCATCCCGCAGCTGCTTCAGGGTCTCGTCGTCACGGTCGAGGTCACGCTCCTGGGAACGCTCATTGCCGCGCTCCTCGGTCTGGCCTTTGCGATTCTGCGTAGGTTGGCCATACCTGTCGTCTCCCAGGTGGTCACCTTCGTCGTCGTCTTCATCCGCGGCACCCCGCTCCTCGTCCAGGCGTATTGTGCGTTCTTCGTGCTGCCTGACTACGGAATCAGCGCCGATGCCTTCACCACCGGGGCAATCGTGATCGGAATCAACTACAGCGCGTACATGGCGGAGGTGTACCGCAGCGGGATCCAAGGCGTGCACGTCGGGCAGTGGGAGGCCTGCACGGCGCTCGGCCTTCCCGCCACGAGGGTCTGGGGGCGCGTCATCCTTCCCCAAGCCCTAAGGACGGTGGTTCCCATGCTGGGCAACTACCTGATCCAGATGTTCAAGGACTCGGCGGTGCTCTCCGCCATCACGGTCGTGGAGCTTCTCGGGACAGCCCAAGCCATCGGCAGCTCGAACTTCCGCTACCTGGAACCGCTCACGATTGCGGCCATCCTGTTCCTGATCATCAGCTACCCATCGTCACGTCTCGTCAACAGATTGGAGCGGCGTTATGCGCCCCAGCACTGA
- the ehuB gene encoding ectoine/hydroxyectoine ABC transporter substrate-binding protein EhuB: MAALGASLAGWATGCSSVPAAGSAASSNGSLLDTAKSQGFLRVAIANEPPYTQVNADGTVSGCEPDVLRAVCQRMGIKDIQGVVTPYASMIPGLNANRWDVIAAGLFMKQSRCGQVDYSEPVIVSTESFATPKGNPKGITSIAAVTSNSGLKIAVLPGGFEEGILKTSKVPDSQQVKVSDGRSGIEAVKANRADAFLLPTLSLRALAKDDAGFDVSAPLKDAPRTGSGAAFRKSDASFHDAYNKELAAFKQTSQFADILNKWGFDPTVVQGVTAQELCQTAG; the protein is encoded by the coding sequence GTGGCTGCTCTCGGAGCCTCGTTGGCTGGGTGGGCCACCGGATGTTCCAGCGTTCCTGCAGCGGGATCGGCAGCGTCGTCGAACGGAAGCCTGCTGGATACTGCCAAGTCGCAGGGGTTTCTGCGCGTCGCCATCGCAAATGAACCGCCCTACACCCAGGTGAACGCGGACGGCACCGTGAGCGGCTGTGAGCCCGACGTGCTGAGGGCGGTGTGCCAGCGGATGGGCATCAAGGACATCCAGGGCGTAGTCACCCCGTACGCTTCGATGATCCCGGGACTCAACGCGAACCGCTGGGACGTCATCGCGGCCGGGCTCTTCATGAAGCAGTCGCGCTGCGGCCAAGTGGACTATTCGGAGCCGGTCATTGTCTCCACCGAGTCCTTCGCCACACCGAAGGGCAATCCGAAGGGAATCACGTCGATCGCCGCAGTGACCTCGAACTCGGGCCTCAAGATCGCAGTGCTCCCGGGCGGCTTCGAAGAGGGAATCCTCAAGACCTCCAAGGTCCCCGATTCTCAGCAGGTCAAGGTCAGCGACGGCCGCAGCGGCATCGAGGCCGTCAAGGCGAACCGCGCAGACGCCTTCCTGCTGCCGACGCTCTCCCTCCGCGCGCTTGCGAAGGACGATGCGGGCTTCGACGTCTCGGCGCCCCTCAAAGATGCCCCTCGCACCGGCTCTGGCGCCGCCTTCAGGAAGTCCGATGCTTCCTTCCACGACGCATACAACAAGGAGCTCGCCGCGTTCAAGCAGACGAGCCAGTTCGCGGACATCCTCAACAAGTGGGGCTTCGACCCGACTGTGGTCCAGGGCGTCACGGCCCAGGAACTATGCCAGACCGCCGGATGA